A window from Aliamphritea hakodatensis encodes these proteins:
- the lysA gene encoding diaminopimelate decarboxylase codes for MDNFEYRNGALFAEDVAVSAIAEEFGTPAYIYSRDALERAYLAYAEALEGRDALVCYAVKANSNIAVLNVLARLGAGFDIVSEGELERVLQAGGQADKIVFSGVAKRESEMRRALEVGIHCFNIESEAELDRLNSVAEQMGKVAPISLRVNPDVDAGTHPYISTGLKDNKFGVAIEDAARIYAYANSLSHLNIQGLDCHIGSQLTETAPFIDALDRLLVLIDALAEQGITISHLDLGGGLGVCYTDEVPPTPQSYISEVLDKLGDRPLKLIFEPGRSIAANAGILVTKVEFLKCAEHKNFAIIDAAMNDMIRPSLYSAYMDIIPAQVREEGESRVYDLVGPVCETGDFLGKDRDLNIQPGDLLAVCSAGAYGFTMSSNYNSRNRAAEVMVDDNRSHVIRQRETLADQLRGEQLLP; via the coding sequence ATGGATAACTTCGAATACCGAAATGGTGCTTTATTTGCAGAAGATGTCGCAGTCAGTGCCATTGCAGAAGAGTTTGGCACACCGGCCTACATCTATTCACGGGATGCGCTGGAGCGTGCTTACCTGGCATATGCCGAGGCACTTGAAGGCCGGGATGCGCTGGTGTGTTATGCGGTGAAAGCGAACTCTAATATCGCCGTGCTGAACGTACTGGCCCGACTGGGAGCAGGTTTTGATATCGTCTCGGAAGGTGAGCTGGAGCGGGTGCTACAGGCTGGCGGGCAGGCGGATAAGATTGTTTTCTCCGGTGTGGCCAAGCGTGAGTCTGAAATGCGCCGTGCACTGGAAGTCGGTATTCACTGTTTTAATATCGAATCGGAAGCTGAGCTGGACCGTCTGAACAGCGTTGCTGAGCAGATGGGGAAGGTTGCACCGATTTCCCTGCGGGTTAATCCGGATGTGGATGCGGGCACGCACCCGTACATTTCTACCGGCCTGAAAGATAATAAGTTTGGTGTTGCCATTGAAGATGCGGCCCGTATCTATGCCTACGCCAACAGCCTGAGCCACCTGAACATTCAGGGGCTGGACTGCCATATCGGCTCGCAGCTGACAGAAACTGCGCCCTTTATTGATGCGCTTGACCGTCTGCTGGTACTGATAGATGCGCTGGCGGAGCAGGGGATTACGATTTCGCACCTTGATCTGGGCGGCGGTCTGGGGGTGTGTTATACCGATGAAGTGCCGCCGACACCGCAGTCATATATCTCAGAAGTACTGGATAAGCTGGGTGACCGCCCGCTGAAGCTGATTTTTGAACCGGGACGTTCTATTGCGGCGAATGCCGGTATTCTGGTGACTAAGGTTGAGTTTCTGAAGTGTGCCGAGCATAAGAACTTTGCGATCATAGATGCGGCGATGAACGATATGATCCGTCCGTCGCTCTACAGTGCTTATATGGATATCATTCCTGCACAGGTCCGTGAAGAAGGTGAAAGCCGCGTATACGATCTGGTGGGGCCTGTCTGTGAAACCGGAGACTTCCTGGGCAAAGACAGGGACCTGAATATTCAGCCAGGTGATTTACTGGCGGTTTGTTCTGCAGGTGCATATGGTTTTACTATGAGCTCTAATTACAACAGCCGGAACCGTGCCGCAGAAGTCATGGTGGATGATAACCGCAGCCATGTAATCCGTCAGCGTGAAACCCTGGCCGATCAGTTACGGGGCGAGCAGTTACTGCCATAA
- a CDS encoding diguanylate cyclase, with protein sequence MKDPVQNTVYGDFNCPFCYALHEHLAAHDWLTDVRWQLIEHAPDAQIREFTLDEQVELASEVAIVRHRAPEIHIALPPIRSNTRRANQLSASLELIYPEKAPAFRLAVYRALWQQGRDIAQEQVLLEILTECGLTPSEIQSDNLAQREALLLKWQTGWEDPAFQRRIPILQHHNRRAMLGLSSITEILAYLSGDEKMLSCEVASCSFKLRPIVALLGSLTEHWHFIEPLRNEYDIRVLGSYQQLADHLNGPENPDLILLTGTPDSDANLACIELIQQRNLQQLSVVFLDTGYVSTTEALSYRLCYSDYLYPELQPEVFAARARRLITLKQLADQYQQLSNRDHLTQLFNRREFEHLLELEWLRVTRAKRPLSVLMIDIDHFKRYNDQYGHLAGDNCLRETAKLIAKSANRPADMAFRYGGEEFILLLPETPQSGAIRVAENLQQLLRDENPHRDDDTIRNITVSIGIATSANVHDPSPYDLVQLADEQLLAAKAAGRNCHLATEQS encoded by the coding sequence ATGAAAGACCCTGTACAAAATACCGTTTACGGTGATTTTAACTGTCCGTTTTGCTACGCACTCCACGAGCACCTCGCAGCACATGACTGGCTGACTGACGTCCGCTGGCAGTTAATCGAACACGCACCCGATGCACAGATCCGGGAATTCACACTGGATGAACAGGTTGAACTGGCCAGCGAAGTTGCGATCGTCCGGCACCGGGCGCCTGAGATACACATTGCACTGCCACCGATACGTTCCAATACCCGCCGGGCCAACCAGCTTAGCGCCAGCCTCGAACTGATATACCCGGAAAAAGCGCCGGCCTTTCGCCTCGCCGTTTACCGGGCACTGTGGCAGCAGGGCCGGGATATTGCTCAGGAACAGGTGTTACTGGAGATCCTTACCGAATGTGGCCTGACACCCAGCGAGATACAAAGCGACAATCTGGCACAACGTGAAGCACTGCTCCTGAAATGGCAAACAGGCTGGGAAGATCCTGCCTTTCAGCGACGGATTCCGATTTTGCAGCACCATAACCGCCGCGCCATGCTGGGCCTTTCCAGTATCACTGAAATACTGGCTTACCTGAGTGGTGACGAGAAAATGCTTTCCTGTGAAGTTGCCAGTTGCAGCTTCAAACTCCGACCGATAGTCGCCCTGCTGGGATCGCTGACCGAACACTGGCACTTTATTGAGCCACTGCGTAACGAATACGATATCCGGGTACTGGGCAGCTATCAGCAGCTTGCCGACCACCTGAACGGTCCGGAAAATCCTGACCTGATACTGCTCACCGGCACACCGGACAGCGACGCTAACCTTGCCTGTATTGAACTGATTCAGCAACGAAACCTGCAGCAACTCTCCGTTGTTTTTTTAGATACCGGTTATGTATCCACGACTGAAGCACTCAGTTACCGTCTCTGTTACAGCGACTACCTGTACCCCGAGTTACAGCCGGAAGTGTTTGCTGCCAGAGCCCGTCGGCTCATCACACTGAAGCAGCTTGCTGACCAGTATCAGCAACTCTCTAACCGGGATCACCTGACTCAGCTGTTTAATCGCCGGGAGTTCGAGCATCTTCTGGAACTTGAGTGGCTACGGGTTACCCGCGCGAAAAGACCACTCTCGGTGCTGATGATCGACATTGATCATTTTAAACGTTACAACGACCAGTACGGTCATCTGGCCGGCGACAACTGCTTGCGGGAAACAGCCAAACTGATCGCAAAATCAGCCAACCGCCCGGCGGATATGGCATTTCGCTATGGCGGAGAAGAATTTATCCTGCTGCTACCGGAAACGCCTCAGTCAGGCGCTATCAGAGTTGCTGAAAATCTGCAGCAGCTGCTGCGTGATGAAAACCCGCACAGGGATGACGACACCA
- the lptM gene encoding LPS translocon maturation chaperone LptM gives MKHCWVAVFISCILLAGCGQKGPLYLPDEAPQTEQN, from the coding sequence ATGAAACATTGCTGGGTTGCTGTGTTTATCAGTTGTATTTTATTGGCGGGCTGCGGTCAGAAAGGACCGTTGTATCTGCCGGATGAGGCTCCGCAGACGGAGCAAAACTAA